A DNA window from Bombus vancouverensis nearcticus chromosome 6, iyBomVanc1_principal, whole genome shotgun sequence contains the following coding sequences:
- the LOC117157599 gene encoding GPI alpha-1,4-mannosyltransferase I, catalytic subunit, which produces MSEFLSFKAHCVLAFIFRITLVFYSNFHDKTFNVPYTDVDYKVFTDAARHMVEGSSPFKRDTYRYTPLLALILTPNIFVNENFGKILFSFIDILVTILIKKIVALQNCNEKLQRMCAFTWLYNPFTIVISTRGNADTVTVLLIMLTLYLYLQDKFILAGLFHALSIHFRLYPIVFSIPMYLSLRDKSYVIPTKNQLKLVLSCVSLIIFVTAINYYFYGYKFLYESLIYHIIRKDPKHNFSVYFYMQYLSANQLPNVIKKMFTFLPQLILLLLLSYKYSSKSLLPFAMFTQAMVMVTYNPVLTSQYFFWYLSLLPLCLPRFGLTLRRSLYLCFVWVLSQSFWLLAAYLLEFQGLNTFTYIWIASLFFFVVNVKILNDIIVYYKY; this is translated from the coding sequence atgagtgaatttttgtcatttaaggCACACTGTGTATTAGCATTTATTTTTAGAATAACTTTAGTTTTTTACTCAAATTTTCATGATAAAACATTTAATGTTCCATATACTGATGTAGATTATAAGGTATTTACCGATGCTGCGAGACATATGGTAGAAGGATCATCGCCGTTTAAACGAGACACATATCGCTATACACCATTGTTAGCGCTTATTTTAACAcctaatatttttgtaaatgaaaattttgggaaaatcttattttcctttatcgatattttggtaacaattttaataaaaaaaattgtggCTCTACAAAATTGTAATGAAAAATTACAACGTATGTGTGCCTTCACGTGGCTTTATAACCCTTTTACAATTGTAATTTCAACCAGAGGGAATGCAGACACTGTGACAGTCCTTTTAATTATGCTAACTTTGTATTTATATCTGCAAGATAAGTTCATTCTAGCAGGTTTATTTCATGCTTTGTCAATTCATTTTAGATTATACCCTATAGTGTTTAGTATACCTATGTATCTTTCCCTTCGTGATAAAAGTTATGTCATACCAACCAAAAATCAGTTAAAACTGGTACTTAGTTGCGTATCATTAATAATTTTTGTGACagctataaattattatttctatggTTATAAATTTCTTTATGAAAGTCTCATCTATCATATAATACGCAAAGATCCCAAACATAACTTTTCCGTTTATTTTTACATGCAATATTTATCTGCTAATCAGCTACCtaacgtaattaaaaaaatgttcacTTTCTTGCCACAACTGATACTACTACTATTATTGTCATATAAATATTCAAGCAAGTCTCTCCTGCCATTTGCAATGTTCACACAAGCCATGGTAATGGTGACGTATAATCCAGTACTAACATCACAATACTTTTTTTGGTATTTGTCTCTTTTACCATTGTGTCTCCCGCGCTTTGGATTAACCTTACGTAGATCATTATATTTGTGTTTTGTTTGGGTTCTCAGCCAAAGCTTTTGGTTATTGGCTGCTTATTTATTGGAATTTCAAGGGTTGAATACTTTTACGTATATTTGGATTGCTAGCTTATTTTTTTTCGTTGTCAACGTTAAAATTTTGAACGACATTATCGTGTACTATAAGTactaa
- the LOC117157602 gene encoding cx9C motif-containing protein 4 has protein sequence MSTADPCKKFACKLQQCLNDNVYQPSRCEYVIEELRQCCIKHSAISLVCDGIDTSKPYEHNTVDYRKAQK, from the exons ATGTCGACTGCTGATCCATGTAAAAAGTTTGCATGTAAATTACAGCAGTGTTTAAATG acAACGTCTATCAACCATCACGGTGCGAGTACGTTATAGAGGAATTAAGACAGTGTTGTATAAAACATTCTGCTATTTCGTTAGTCTGTGATGGTATAGATACTTCCAAACCATACGAACATAATACAGTCGATTAT AGAAAAGCTcagaaataa
- the EMC6 gene encoding ER membrane protein complex subunit 6, with amino-acid sequence MLGKIKTKQEKGEIIAYSESAVVNNAAVVEYCRISMAALSGGTAGLLGLTGLYGFGFYIFAVFGLWAMLLLKAGGQWKKYFISRRNLLTSGFFGGLFTYVLFWTFLYGMVHVY; translated from the exons ATGTTgggaaaaattaaaacaaaacagGAGAAAGGAG AGATTATTGCATATAGTGAGTCAGCTGTTGTAAATAATGCTGCTGTGGTAGAATACTGTAGGATATCAATGGCAGCATTATCAGGAGGCACAGCCGGTTTATTAGGATTAACTGGATTATATGGTTTTGGTTTCTACATTTTTGCTGTATTTGGATTATGG GCAATGTTATTGTTAAAAGCTGGAGGtcaatggaaaaaatattttataagtaGACGAAATCTTTTAACTAGTGGATTTTTTGGAGGCCTTTTT ACATATGTGCTGTTTTGGAC ATTCTTATATGGTATGGTACATGTATACTGA
- the Eaat-2 gene encoding excitatory amino acid transporter 2, whose protein sequence is MSLGKRISGAVAVLRGASEVKEAQTSCSDEIEKITTVEEEKICPDKKTPLDRLQLVVDWFGENTLLVLTIIGVLVGLVLGFLGRLASPSPQTITLLSFPGELLMRLLKMFILPLIVSSLISGMAQLDPRGSGRMGYRALIYYTVTTILAAIVGIAMVLIIHPGDPRIKSTITAPKADIAKMSTLDAILDIVRNMVPENLVQACFQQVQTTYVTTEVIAIGTNEISQVLQPTLIYKDGTNVMGMIVFCITFGLLAGQIGPRGKLMVDFFVVLNEIIMKFVSIIVMWFSPFGIMCLIAGKIMSINNLAATAQMLGLYMVTVIVGLLIHAIITMPAIFWFITRQNPAVFFKGMMQAWITALGTASSAATLPVTFRCLEENNKIDPRVTRFVVSVGATVNMDGTALYEAVAAIFIAQMNGISLGIGEVITVSLTATLASIGAASIPSAALITMLLVLTALGLPTNDISLLFAVDWMLDRIRTSINVLGDGYGAGIVYHLSKHELEKMDQERKLEGLEMGTPLEDISESCQRESVPAPEESSETKI, encoded by the exons ATGTCTCTTGGAAAACGTATATCTGGAGCCGTTGCGGTCCTCAGAGGCGCTTCGGAAGTTAAAGAAGCACAAAC GTCATGTTCCGATGAGATCGAGAAAATAACGAccgtggaagaagaaaagatTTGCCCCGATAAGAAGACACCGCTTGACAGATTACAACTA GTAGTGGATTGGTTCGGAGAGAACACACTCTTGGTTCTTACGATCATTGGAGTGTTGGTGGGTCTTGTTCTTGGATTTCTTGGTCGATTAGCCAGTCCTTCGCCGCAAACCATTACTCTTCTCAGCTTCCCTGGAGAACTCCTTATGCGACTGTTGAAGATGTTCATTCTGCCACTCATTGTTTCGTCGCTTATCTCCG GAATGGCGCAATTAGACCCTAGGGGTTCGGGAAGAATGGGATATAGAGCATTGATATATTACACCGTAACGACCATTCTTGCGGCCATAGTTGGCATCGCAATGGTGCTTATAATCCATCCCGGTGATCCTAGAATCAAATCCACCATAACCGCGCCTAAGGCGGATATCGCAAAAATGTCTACGTTGGACGCAATTCTCGACATAGTTAG AAACATGGTGCCGGAAAATTTGGTGCAGGCGTGCTTCCAGCAGGTGCAGACCACTTACGTGACGACGGAAGTGATTGCCATAGGAACAAATGAAATCAGTCAAGTTCTCCAGCCAACATTAATATACAAGGATGGAACGAACGTGATGGGAATGATAGTGTTCTGTATTACGTTCGGCCTTCTCGCTGGACAAATCGGCCCTCGAGGAAAATTGATGGTCGACTTCTTCGTGGTTCTGAACGAAATAATCATGAAGTTCGTCAGCATTATTGTGATGTG GTTCTCTCCGTTCGGAATCATGTGTTTGATAGCTGGTAAGATAATGTCGATCAACAATTTGGCGGCAACTGCTCAGATGTTGGGCCTGTACATGGTGACGGTCATCGTGGGCTTATTGATTCATGCTATAATCACTATGCCAGCGATATTTTGGTTTATAACTCGACAGAATCCTGCCGTGTTCTTCAAGGGTATGATGCAAGCTTGGATTACAGCTTTGGGAACGGCATCAAG CGCTGCAACTTTGCCTGTAACTTTCCGATGCCTCgaagaaaacaataaaatcGATCCACGTGTAACGCGATTCGTAGTCTCAGTCGGTGCTACGGTGAACATGGATGGAACGGCTCTTTATGAGGCTGTTGCTGCAATTTTCATCGCCCAAATGAATGGAATCTCGTTAGGAATAGGTGAAGTTATAACAGTCAG TCTCACAGCAACCTTGGCCAGTATAGGGGCAGCAAGTATTCCCAGCGCAGCTTTAATTACGATGTTATTAGTGCTCACAGCTTTAGGTTTACCGACGAACGACATTTCTCTATTATTTGCAGTTGATTGGATGTT GGATCGAATCAGGACTTCGATCAACGTTTTGGGTGACGGGTATGGAGCTGGAATAGTTTATCATTTGAGTAAACACGAACTGGAGAAAATGGATCAAGAAAGGAAATTAGAGGGTCTTGAAATGGGGACACCTCTTGAGGACATTTCAGAGAGTTGTCAACGCGAGAGCGTACCTGCTCCTGAGGAAAGTTCCGAAACAAAGATTTGA
- the LOC117157594 gene encoding transforming growth factor-beta-induced protein ig-h3 isoform X1: MFSEIITKIFVSLMVFNTVYAYQGNSWWKVDNSQRQGPNVCAVEVNDDISYAYYTESKQWNPRKICGKPTFVRYECCAGYYRVPGYIGCTGVKPLINLIETTRRVGATKFAKLIESSSFAEEMISGPPLTLFVPSDDAFDHYLKVKGIHQEYGGNRYVNLIANHIIDRRVLSNQWQANLLIPSRLQGNVLRINKFSSGMETVNCHRIIRKDQVATNGVVHVIDGVLDLALAQNSDIIELASRDGRFEIFTKALKNSELGNRIRFSEVPCTIFAPTDQAFHHIPKRQLTDMLENPTALNALIAHHIVTHPVCVPNIISEYHASTMQRQELKLNCGPYGPIVDNANIRNEMYHGKNGLLYVVDRVLLPDRAKTILDVIKEEGLFKFLEIIKTAELEESLRHLKHFTMFAPSETAMYSLSNQKLVELQRNQKSARNFVLNHIVTGTYFTDEISSNQIARTLEIGVPLRFQVYRGNFGIENALIMKADRECSNGVLHIISHILHPAEESLDYILRKEGNFSIWLDAMERIKGIQPQMYDQFKRANSSCTYFVPSDKAFKQLGNAKLQKLLEDRNYLTKTLQNHIVDNMLLAESFMPDLQYTVRTKGNPINIMRKNNRILVNDATLVKSNILNKAGVAHEINSVLLPDQCPNGHRRIHDGPFVRKACLYDK, encoded by the exons ATGTTCAGtgaaattataacaaaaatattcgtATCATTAATGGTGTTTAATACAGTTTATGCGTATCAAGGAAATTCTTGGTGGAAGGTTGACAATTCGCAAAGACAAGG ACCTAACGTATGCGCCGTAGAAGTAAACGATGACATAAGCTATGCCTATTACACTGAAAGCAAACAGTGGAATCCTCGAAAAATTTGTGGCAAGCCTAC ATTCGTAAGATACGAATGCTGCGCAGGATATTATAGAGTTCCTGGATATATTGGATGCACAGGAG TAAAACCATTAATAAATCTCATAGAAACAACGCGACGAGTGGGTGCTACGAAATTTGCAAAATTAATCGAAAGTTCGTCCTTTGCGGAAGAAATGATCAGTGGACCACCCTTAACGTTATTCGTACCATCCGATGATGCTTTTGAT CACTACTTAAAAGTAAAAGGTATTCACCAAGAATACGGCGGTAACAGATATGTAAATTTAATCGCGAATCATATAATAGACAGACGCGTATTATCAAATCAATGGCAAGCAAATCTTTTAATTCCATCGCGATTACAAGGAAACGTTTTAAGAATCAACAAATTTTCCAGTGGA ATGGAAACAGTGAATTGTCATCGAATTATTCGCAAGGATCAAGTTGCCACTAATGGAGTTGTGCATGTTATCGACGGAGTTTTGGATCTTGCTTTGGCACAAAATTCGGACATAATCGAGCTCGCTTCTAGGGACGGtagattcgaaatatttacaaaagCTCTTAAAAATAGCGAGTTAGGAAATAGAATTAGATTCAGTGAAGTACCCTGTACTATTTTTGCACCCACGGATCAAGCTTTTCATCATATTCCTAAAAGACAATTGACCGATATGTTGGAAAATCCGACAGCGTTAAATG CATTAATTGCTCATCATATCGTAACGCATCCTGTATGCGTACCAAATATAATTTCGGAATATCATGCAAGCACGATGCAACGACAAGAACTAAAATTAAATTGCGGTCCGTATGGACCCATCGTAGACAATGCAAATATAAGGAATGAAATGTATCATGGAAAAAATGGATTACTTTACGTTGTTGATCGTGTGTTACTTCCGGATCGAG CTAAAACTATCTTGGATGTGATCAAGGAGGAaggattatttaaatttttagaaataattaaaacagCTGAATTGGAAGAAAGTTTGAGACATTTGAAACACTTCACAATGTTTGCTCCCTCTGAGACAGCAATGTATT CTTTATCAAATCAGAAACTTGTAGAATTgcaaagaaatcaaaagagTGCTCGGAACTTTGTTCTTAATCATATAGTTACGGGAACGTATTTCACCGATGAGATTAGTAGCAATCAA ATCGCTAGAACGCTTGAAATAGGAGTTCCATTACGCTTCCAAGTTTATCGTGGTAATTTTGGAATAGAAAACGCATTAATTATGAAAGCTGATAGAGAATGCAGCAATGGCGTTTTACACATTATAAGTCACATTTTACATCCAGCAGAAGAATCTTTAGATTATATTTTGAGAAAAGAAGGCAATTTCAG TATTTGGTTAGATGCTATGGAAAGAATTAAAGGCATTCAACCACAAATGTATGACCAATTTAAGCGCGCGAATTCTTCGTGTACATATTTCGTTCCTTCGGATAAAGCATTTAAACAGTTAGGAAATGCCAAACTTCAAAAATTATTGGAAGACAGAAACTATCTAACAAAG ACACTACAAAATCATATCGTGGATAATATGTTACTTGCTGAAAGCTTCATGCCAGATTTACAGTATACCGTCAGAACTAAAGGAAACCCGATAAATATTATGAGAAAAAATAACAGAATTTTG GTAAATGATGCCACTCTTGTAAAGAGCAACATTTTGAATAAAGCTGGAGTTGCACACGAGATAAACTCAGTATTACTACCTGATCAATGTCCTAATGGTCATAGAAGAATACATGATGGACCATTTGTAAGAAAAGCTTGTCTTtacgataaataa
- the LOC117157594 gene encoding periostin isoform X2, translated as MISGPPLTLFVPSDDAFDHYLKVKGIHQEYGGNRYVNLIANHIIDRRVLSNQWQANLLIPSRLQGNVLRINKFSSGMETVNCHRIIRKDQVATNGVVHVIDGVLDLALAQNSDIIELASRDGRFEIFTKALKNSELGNRIRFSEVPCTIFAPTDQAFHHIPKRQLTDMLENPTALNALIAHHIVTHPVCVPNIISEYHASTMQRQELKLNCGPYGPIVDNANIRNEMYHGKNGLLYVVDRVLLPDRAKTILDVIKEEGLFKFLEIIKTAELEESLRHLKHFTMFAPSETAMYSLSNQKLVELQRNQKSARNFVLNHIVTGTYFTDEISSNQIARTLEIGVPLRFQVYRGNFGIENALIMKADRECSNGVLHIISHILHPAEESLDYILRKEGNFSIWLDAMERIKGIQPQMYDQFKRANSSCTYFVPSDKAFKQLGNAKLQKLLEDRNYLTKTLQNHIVDNMLLAESFMPDLQYTVRTKGNPINIMRKNNRILVNDATLVKSNILNKAGVAHEINSVLLPDQCPNGHRRIHDGPFVRKACLYDK; from the exons ATGATCAGTGGACCACCCTTAACGTTATTCGTACCATCCGATGATGCTTTTGAT CACTACTTAAAAGTAAAAGGTATTCACCAAGAATACGGCGGTAACAGATATGTAAATTTAATCGCGAATCATATAATAGACAGACGCGTATTATCAAATCAATGGCAAGCAAATCTTTTAATTCCATCGCGATTACAAGGAAACGTTTTAAGAATCAACAAATTTTCCAGTGGA ATGGAAACAGTGAATTGTCATCGAATTATTCGCAAGGATCAAGTTGCCACTAATGGAGTTGTGCATGTTATCGACGGAGTTTTGGATCTTGCTTTGGCACAAAATTCGGACATAATCGAGCTCGCTTCTAGGGACGGtagattcgaaatatttacaaaagCTCTTAAAAATAGCGAGTTAGGAAATAGAATTAGATTCAGTGAAGTACCCTGTACTATTTTTGCACCCACGGATCAAGCTTTTCATCATATTCCTAAAAGACAATTGACCGATATGTTGGAAAATCCGACAGCGTTAAATG CATTAATTGCTCATCATATCGTAACGCATCCTGTATGCGTACCAAATATAATTTCGGAATATCATGCAAGCACGATGCAACGACAAGAACTAAAATTAAATTGCGGTCCGTATGGACCCATCGTAGACAATGCAAATATAAGGAATGAAATGTATCATGGAAAAAATGGATTACTTTACGTTGTTGATCGTGTGTTACTTCCGGATCGAG CTAAAACTATCTTGGATGTGATCAAGGAGGAaggattatttaaatttttagaaataattaaaacagCTGAATTGGAAGAAAGTTTGAGACATTTGAAACACTTCACAATGTTTGCTCCCTCTGAGACAGCAATGTATT CTTTATCAAATCAGAAACTTGTAGAATTgcaaagaaatcaaaagagTGCTCGGAACTTTGTTCTTAATCATATAGTTACGGGAACGTATTTCACCGATGAGATTAGTAGCAATCAA ATCGCTAGAACGCTTGAAATAGGAGTTCCATTACGCTTCCAAGTTTATCGTGGTAATTTTGGAATAGAAAACGCATTAATTATGAAAGCTGATAGAGAATGCAGCAATGGCGTTTTACACATTATAAGTCACATTTTACATCCAGCAGAAGAATCTTTAGATTATATTTTGAGAAAAGAAGGCAATTTCAG TATTTGGTTAGATGCTATGGAAAGAATTAAAGGCATTCAACCACAAATGTATGACCAATTTAAGCGCGCGAATTCTTCGTGTACATATTTCGTTCCTTCGGATAAAGCATTTAAACAGTTAGGAAATGCCAAACTTCAAAAATTATTGGAAGACAGAAACTATCTAACAAAG ACACTACAAAATCATATCGTGGATAATATGTTACTTGCTGAAAGCTTCATGCCAGATTTACAGTATACCGTCAGAACTAAAGGAAACCCGATAAATATTATGAGAAAAAATAACAGAATTTTG GTAAATGATGCCACTCTTGTAAAGAGCAACATTTTGAATAAAGCTGGAGTTGCACACGAGATAAACTCAGTATTACTACCTGATCAATGTCCTAATGGTCATAGAAGAATACATGATGGACCATTTGTAAGAAAAGCTTGTCTTtacgataaataa
- the LOC117157600 gene encoding U7 snRNA-associated Sm-like protein LSm10, with product MAPDSKEERYFYFNTLAILLKAVQNERTTIDLRNEASVYGIVEHTDAYMNIVMRDCIFTDPRGDSYSYDMFFVQARNIRFVHIPPKIRIIPAIKEQLQHLLVHTRDVARTKRTFKSKHTEQKHREGLAAVEKILEDRKKAEQRLNKNKTN from the exons ATGGCTCCTGATTCAAAAGAAGAAcggtatttctattttaatacCTTAGCCATTTTATTAAAAGCAGTCCAAAATGAACGTACGACAATAGATCTTCGAAATGAAGCATCAGTTTATGGAATTGTAGAGCACACAGATGC TTACATGAATATCGTAATGAGAGATTGTATCTTCACAGACCCTAGGGGAGACTCGTACAGTTACGACATGTTCTTTGTGCAAGCAAGAAATATCCGGTTCGTTCATATTCCACCAAAA ATACGTATTATACCAGCTATCAAGGAACAATTGCAACATTTGCTAGTGCATACAAGGGATGTAGCACGTACTAAACGTACATTTAAATCAAAACATACTGAACAAAAACACCGAGAGGGGCTAGCAGCAGTGGAGAAAATTTTAGAAGATAGAAAAAAGGCAGAGCAGAGattgaacaaaaataaaactaattaa
- the Nt5a gene encoding 5' nucleotidase A, translated as MIKSWHLLYKSLASYSQVQSILWYNTGDKLKFFTHFRAHINLKYYSTTASISPSTQVNMSAFKFLDYDCIGFDLDNTLLRYNVTNIVHLTYETLANYLVTEKGYNSKYLLKPLEDKDLDFMQKGLFLDFERGNILRINADGIIQRACHGSNLLSTEEIKKIYPGQRWETTDAFCNDMLSTWNGPLSMKMRSLLDYFDVSSSLIFARLIDTLDEEQGGPLNAYNVWPNMLDGLIEMYNRDHLKMNRGYFFPSLRENPHKYMHKCTARTITWLQELKRHRITFLITGSNVDFVDFNATYALGEDWKSLFDIVICYAKKPAFFIEKRPFLDIVNNEEGNNIIESKDLKRGGIYSQGNWEGLTEFLKNVSGKQNPRYVYIGDNLLQDIYVPNSYVQCDTVAVIEEQMSEGMVYQNLSHPHEKVLNSTFWGSYFCLKDPNINMDSLWGHVIKKYSKLCIPDIDLIAQQPLEESYLCFYKDGKKYDGYYPAVPFSISTF; from the coding sequence ATGATAAAATCTTGGCATCTGCTTTACAAATCATTAGCATCTTATTCACAAGTGCAAAGTATTTTGTGGTATAACACTGGtgacaaattaaaatttttcacaCATTTTCGGGCTcatataaatttgaaatattattctacAACAGCCTCAATTAGTCCATCAACACAAGTCAACATGAGTGCATTTAAGTTCCTTGATTATGACTGTATTGGATTTGATTTAGACAATACACTTTTGCGTTATAATGTGACAAACATAGTACACTTGACATATGAAACTTTAGCCAATTATTTAGTTACAGAAAAGGGGTACAACTCCAAATATTTGTTAAAGCCATTAGAAGATAAAGATTTAGATTTTATGCAAAAAGGATTATTCTTAGATTTTGAAAGAGGAAATATACTTAGAATAAATGCTGATGGTATAATTCAAAGAGCATGCCATGGAAGTAATCTATTAAGTACTGAAGAAATCAAAAAGATATACCCTGGGCAGAGATGGGAGACTACAGATGCTTTTTGTAATGACATGTTATCCACATGGAACGGTCCTTTATCAATGAAAATGAGAAGTTTGTTAGATTATTTTGATGTTTCTTCATCTCTAATTTTTGCAAGATTGATAGATACACTTGATGAAGAACAAGGAGGACCTTTGAATGCATATAATGTTTGGCCTAATATGTTGGATGGATTGATTGAAATGTATAACAGAGATCATCTTAAAATGAACAGAGGGTACTTTTTTCCTAGCCTCAGAGAGAATCCTCATAAATATATGCATAAATGTACTGCAAGAACTATAACATGGCTTCAAGAATTAAAAAGACATCGTATTACTTTCCTTATCACTGGATCAAATGTTGATTTTGTTGATTTTAATGCTACTTATGCTCTTGGAGAAGATTGGAAATCTCTATTTGATATTGTAATTTGTTATGCAAAGAAACCTGCTTTTTTCATTGAAAAACGTCCTTTTCTTGATATTGTAAATAATGAAGAAGGTAATAATATCATAGAAAGTAAAGATTTAAAACGAGGTGGTATATATAGTCAAGGTAATTGGGAAGGACTTACTGAATTCCTTAAAAATGTATCTGGAAAACAAAATCCTCGTTATGTATATATTGGTGATAATCTTTTGCAAGATATCTATGTACCAAATTCATATGTACAATGTGATACAGTAGCTGTAATTGAGGAACAAATGTCTGAGGGAATGGTTTATCAAAACTTATCACATCCTCATGAAAAAGTATTAAATTCAACATTTTGGGGCTCTTATTTTTGTTTGAAAGATCCTAACATTAATATGGACTCATTATGGGGACATGTTATAAAAAAATACTCAAAACTTTGCATACCTGATATAGATTTAATAGCTCAACAGCCATTAGAAGAATCTTACTTATGTTTTTATAAAGATGGAAAGAAATATGATGGATATTATCCTGCAGTACCGTTTAGTATATCTACGTtttaa
- the Acat2 gene encoding acetyl-CoA acetyltransferase 2 has translation MSNSDVVIISAVRTPIGSFCGSLSSLKASDLGSIVIKESLERAHIKPVDVSEVILGQVLTAGQGQNPARQAAMKAGLPISVPAYLINMLCGSGLKAILNGYLSIKAGENQIVVAGGQESMSQSCHALYLRKGVKLGDCNLIDTLLIDGLIDAFHGIHMGVTAENISKDYTVSRKEQDEYAAKSQQKVEAAITAGYFSKEIIPITVPTRKEPIIVDKDEYPKFGTTVESLQKLKPAFLEAKGTVTAGNASGINDGAAAVVLMSADTAIQKGLSPLAKIVAVAEVGVEPRIMGIGPVPAVELVLQKAKWTKEEVDLYELNEAFAAQAIACVKTLGLNPNKVNINGGAIALGHPIGASGARVLVTLLHSLERIGGNKGVAALCIGGGMGIAIAVQRK, from the exons ATGAGCAATAGCGACGTTGTAATAATATCGGCGGTCAGAACACCTATAG GATCGTTCTGTGGTTCTTTATCATCATTGAAAGCATCAGATCTAGGAAGTATAGTTATTAAAGAGAGTCTTGAAAGAGCTCATATTAAACCTGTGGATGTTTCTGAAGTAATACTAGGACAG GTATTGACTGCAGGTCAAGGACAAAATCCAGCAAGACAAGCAGCAATGAAAGCTGGTCTTCCTATATCTGTACCTGCTTACCTAATTAATATGCTATGTGGTTCAGGTTTAAA AGCAATCTTGAATGGTTACTTATCTATAAAAGCTGGAGAGAATCAAATAGTTGTAGCTGGTGGTCAAGAAAGTATGAGTCAATCTTGCCATGCATTATACCTTAGAAAAGGTGTAAAACTTGGAGATTGTAATTTAATAGACACTTTATTAATCGATGGCTTGATAGATGCATTTCATGGCATTCACATGGGAGTAACAG ctgaaaatatttctaaagACTACACTGTAAGTAGAAAAGAACAGGATGAGTATGCAGCTAAATCTCAACAGAAGGTAGAAGCTGCAATTACTGCAGGCTATTTTTCCAAGGAAATCATTCCTATAACTGTACCTACTAGAAAAGAACCTATTATTGTGGATAAAGATGAATACCCTAAGTTTGGAACAACTGTAGAAAGTCTTCAAAAATTAAAACCTGCATTTCTGGAA GCTAAAGGTACAGTTACAGCTGGTAATGCTTCTGGCATCAATGATGGAGCAGCAGCAGTAGTTCTTATGTCTGCGGATACTGCTATACAAAAAGGACTTTCCCCATTAGCTAAAATTGTTGCAGTAGCTGAAGTTGGAGTGGAACCAAGAATTATGGGCATAGGTCCTGTGCCAGCAGTTGAGTTAGTG TTACAAAAAGCAAAGTGGACAAAAGAAGAAGTAgatttatatgaattaaatgAAGCTTTTGCAGCGCAAGCTATCGCTTGTGTAAAAACTCTTGGTTTAAATCCAAACAAAGTTAATATAAACGGTGGAGCTATTGCTTTAGGGCATCCTATTGGTGCATCTG GTGCTAGAGTATTAGTAACTCTATTGCATTCCTTAGAAAGAATTGGTGGAAACAAAGGTGTTGCAGCCTTATGTATTGGTGGAGGAATGGGAATAGCAATCGCTGTTCAAAGAAAATAA